A genomic segment from Pseudomonas sp. S09G 359 encodes:
- a CDS encoding DUF5943 domain-containing protein, translating into MAKIAPQLPIEVDSETGVWTSDALPMLYVPRHFFVNNHMGIEEVLGADAYAEILYKAGYKSAWHWCEKEAECHGLEGVAVFEHYMKRLSQRGWGLFKIQDIDLDKGTASVKLEHSAFVYVYGKVGRKVDYMFTGWFAGAMDQILQARGSNLRTVAEQVYGGSEEGHDDGLFTVKPL; encoded by the coding sequence ATGGCCAAGATCGCCCCGCAATTACCCATCGAAGTCGACAGCGAAACCGGTGTCTGGACCTCCGACGCCCTGCCGATGCTGTACGTGCCGCGCCATTTCTTCGTCAACAACCACATGGGTATCGAAGAAGTATTGGGCGCTGACGCCTACGCCGAAATCCTCTACAAGGCCGGCTACAAATCCGCCTGGCACTGGTGTGAAAAAGAAGCCGAATGTCACGGCCTGGAAGGTGTCGCGGTATTCGAACACTACATGAAGCGCCTGTCGCAACGCGGCTGGGGCCTGTTCAAGATCCAGGACATCGACCTCGACAAAGGCACCGCCAGCGTCAAGCTCGAACACTCGGCCTTTGTCTATGTGTACGGCAAGGTCGGGCGCAAAGTGGACTACATGTTCACCGGCTGGTTTGCCGGCGCGATGGATCAGATTCTGCAAGCCCGCGGCAGCAACCTCCGCACCGTAGCCGAGCAAGTGTACGGAGGCTCCGAAGAGGGCCACGACGACGGCCTGTTCACCGTCAAGCCGTTGTAA
- a CDS encoding dipeptidase codes for MSPAELHADSIVIDGLIIAKWNRDLFEDMRKGGLTAANCTVSVWEGFQATINNIVASQTLIRENSDLVIPVKTTADIRKAKEQGKTGIIFGFQNAHAFEDQLGYVEIFKQLGVGVVQMCYNTQNLVGTGCYERDGGLSGFGREVVGEMNRVGIMCDLSHVGSKTSEEVILESKKPVCYSHCLPSGLKEHPRNKSDEELKFIADHGGFVGVTMFAPFLAKGIDSTIDDYAEAIEYTMNIVGEDAIGIGTDFTQGHGQDFFEMLTHDKGYARRLTSFGKIINPLGIRTVGEFPNLTETLLKRGHSERVVRKIMGENWVNVLKDVWGE; via the coding sequence ATGAGCCCAGCCGAATTGCACGCCGACAGCATCGTTATCGACGGGCTGATTATTGCCAAGTGGAACCGCGACCTGTTCGAGGACATGCGCAAAGGTGGCCTCACCGCCGCCAACTGCACCGTGTCGGTGTGGGAAGGCTTCCAGGCCACCATTAACAATATTGTGGCCAGCCAGACCTTGATCCGTGAGAACAGCGACCTGGTTATCCCGGTGAAAACCACCGCAGATATCCGCAAAGCCAAGGAACAAGGCAAGACCGGCATCATCTTCGGCTTCCAGAACGCCCATGCCTTTGAAGACCAGCTCGGTTATGTCGAGATCTTCAAGCAGCTCGGCGTCGGTGTGGTGCAGATGTGCTACAACACCCAGAACCTCGTCGGTACCGGTTGCTACGAGCGCGACGGCGGCCTGTCGGGCTTTGGCCGTGAGGTTGTAGGAGAAATGAACCGTGTCGGCATCATGTGCGACCTGTCCCACGTCGGCTCCAAGACCAGCGAAGAAGTCATCCTCGAATCGAAAAAACCGGTGTGCTACTCCCACTGCCTGCCGTCCGGGCTCAAAGAGCACCCGCGCAACAAGTCCGATGAAGAGCTGAAGTTCATCGCCGACCACGGCGGCTTTGTCGGCGTGACCATGTTTGCGCCGTTCCTGGCCAAGGGCATCGATTCGACCATCGACGACTACGCCGAAGCCATCGAATACACCATGAACATCGTTGGCGAAGACGCCATCGGCATCGGCACCGACTTTACCCAGGGCCATGGCCAGGATTTCTTCGAAATGCTGACCCATGACAAGGGCTACGCCCGCCGCCTGACCAGCTTCGGCAAGATCATCAACCCGCTGGGCATCCGCACCGTGGGCGAGTTTCCCAACCTCACCGAGACCCTGCTCAAACGCGGCCACAGCGAGCGCGTGGTGCGCAAGATCATGGGCGAGAACTGGGTCAACGTCTTGAAAGACGTTTGGGGCGAGTAA
- a CDS encoding lysozyme inhibitor LprI family protein: MKSIFLALALIATGVHAAEDTDSTPCDGIENDKQTLECATYNKTTAEQLLKDNYQGLLERMGSTYGSDKTKLADITARLKDAQQKWEKLRDADCAVDTFPAVTGTKAYAIAQNDCLARMSDERSEFLESIGQE, encoded by the coding sequence ATGAAATCGATTTTCCTGGCTTTGGCACTCATCGCAACGGGCGTCCACGCGGCCGAAGACACCGACAGCACGCCGTGCGATGGCATCGAAAACGACAAGCAAACCCTGGAATGCGCCACCTACAACAAAACCACCGCTGAGCAATTGCTCAAGGATAACTATCAGGGCCTGCTGGAACGCATGGGTTCGACCTATGGCAGCGACAAGACCAAGCTGGCCGACATTACCGCTCGTCTGAAGGATGCCCAGCAGAAATGGGAAAAACTGCGCGACGCCGATTGCGCGGTAGACACCTTCCCGGCCGTGACCGGCACCAAGGCCTATGCCATTGCGCAGAATGATTGCCTGGCGCGAATGAGTGATGAGCGGTCGGAGTTTTTGGAGTCGATCGGGCAGGAATAA
- a CDS encoding DUF3010 family protein, whose amino-acid sequence MTICGIEIKGSEAIIAVASLDNQALTHVALATKKIALEDDDEAANVKAFAAQVKAFVQANAISRIAIKKRSKKGEFAGGPTTFKIEGVLQLLEGVEVTLLSPQTINAQNKKHNFDLPATLNKYQHEAYKTACSCLIKK is encoded by the coding sequence ATGACTATCTGCGGCATCGAAATCAAAGGCAGCGAAGCCATTATCGCCGTCGCCTCCCTGGACAACCAGGCGCTGACCCATGTCGCCCTGGCGACCAAGAAAATCGCGCTGGAAGACGACGATGAGGCGGCCAACGTCAAAGCCTTTGCAGCCCAAGTGAAGGCGTTTGTGCAGGCCAACGCCATCAGCCGTATCGCGATCAAGAAGCGCAGCAAGAAAGGCGAATTCGCCGGAGGGCCAACCACCTTCAAGATTGAAGGGGTGTTGCAGTTGCTGGAGGGGGTTGAGGTAACTTTGCTGTCGCCGCAGACCATTAATGCGCAGAACAAAAAGCACAATTTTGATCTGCCGGCGACACTTAATAAGTATCAGCACGAAGCGTATAAAACAGCCTGCTCATGCTTGATTAAGAAATAA
- a CDS encoding AAA family ATPase, with amino-acid sequence MSKPSGFVFRRPALASSIADGLVGAGIQDFTSGLFLAAPRRTGKSTFLREDLIPECQLRGWLAVYVDLWADKEKDPAELIASAIAAALVPYEKGIRKLAKNIGIEKLSFLRTLSWDFSKPQLPVGATLTQALELLHSAAEKPVVLVIDEAQHALTSDSGINAMFALKAARDQLNQGRDEDGSGLHLVFTGSNRDKLAHLVLGKSQPFFGSSITPFPLLGKEFTQAYTLHLNAHLAKTNQFNAADIDEAFELVGRRPEMLRTIIGEVALELGEASNLGQLLHSRAELLRAGVWTEFESAWNALTIPQRAVLEVMVERSQHNEPFAPFTDSTLTAVGKALEDMGSDLVPGTQTIQACIDALRDKELVWKSGRGGYALEDKSFGDWLQHKSRITH; translated from the coding sequence ATGTCCAAGCCCAGCGGCTTTGTGTTTCGTCGCCCCGCCCTGGCGAGCAGTATTGCCGATGGCCTGGTGGGGGCGGGTATCCAGGATTTCACTTCCGGCCTGTTTCTCGCGGCGCCGCGTCGCACGGGCAAGAGTACTTTTTTGCGTGAAGATCTGATCCCGGAGTGTCAGCTCCGTGGCTGGCTTGCCGTGTATGTCGATCTGTGGGCGGACAAAGAGAAAGATCCGGCGGAGTTGATCGCCAGCGCTATTGCCGCAGCGCTGGTGCCCTATGAAAAGGGTATTCGCAAGCTGGCCAAGAACATTGGAATCGAGAAACTGAGCTTTCTGCGGACCCTGTCCTGGGATTTCAGCAAGCCTCAATTGCCGGTGGGCGCGACCCTGACCCAGGCTTTGGAGTTACTGCACAGTGCTGCGGAAAAACCCGTCGTGCTGGTGATTGACGAAGCACAGCACGCCCTGACCAGCGATTCAGGTATCAATGCGATGTTCGCGCTGAAGGCCGCGCGGGATCAGCTCAACCAGGGGCGTGACGAGGATGGCAGTGGTTTGCATCTGGTGTTCACCGGTTCCAATCGCGACAAGCTGGCCCATTTGGTATTGGGTAAAAGCCAGCCATTCTTCGGCTCCAGCATCACGCCGTTCCCCTTGCTCGGCAAAGAATTCACCCAGGCTTACACCCTGCACCTCAACGCGCATTTGGCTAAAACCAACCAATTCAACGCTGCCGATATCGATGAAGCCTTCGAGCTGGTAGGGCGTCGCCCCGAGATGCTGCGCACCATCATCGGTGAGGTGGCGCTGGAGTTGGGTGAGGCCAGCAACCTGGGTCAATTGCTGCACAGCCGCGCTGAACTGTTACGCGCTGGCGTGTGGACCGAATTCGAAAGCGCCTGGAACGCCCTGACCATCCCACAGCGTGCGGTGCTGGAAGTGATGGTAGAGCGTTCGCAACACAACGAGCCCTTCGCGCCGTTCACCGACAGTACCCTTACGGCGGTGGGCAAAGCGCTGGAAGACATGGGCAGTGACTTGGTGCCGGGCACCCAGACCATCCAGGCCTGTATCGATGCCCTGCGCGACAAGGAGCTGGTGTGGAAGTCGGGCCGGGGTGGTTATGCGTTGGAAGACAAGTCGTTCGGTGACTGGCTACAGCATAAAAGCCGTATCACCCACTAA
- a CDS encoding GlxA family transcriptional regulator — translation MSQDFYFLLMPGFSAIGFISALEPLRVANRFRGELYRWHVLSADGGAVLASNGMSVNADAALEPLKKGATLLVVAGFEPLQFATPALEHWLRRLDHDGVTLGAIDTGACVLAEAGLLDGHRLTLHWEAIDAFKESYPQLTVTQELFEIDRRRITCAGGTASIDLMLDLIAQAHGPDLAIQVSEQFVLGRIRPRKDHQRMQIATRYGINNKKLVQVIGEMEQHTEPPLSTLALAEAIKVTRRQLERLFRLHLNDTPSNFYLGLRLEKARQLLRQSDMSVLEVSIACGFESPSYFTRSYRARFAKCPREDRRREVV, via the coding sequence ATGTCCCAGGATTTCTACTTCTTGCTGATGCCGGGTTTCTCGGCCATCGGCTTTATCTCCGCACTGGAGCCGCTGCGGGTGGCCAACCGCTTTCGTGGCGAGTTGTACCGCTGGCATGTTCTGAGTGCCGATGGCGGCGCGGTGTTGGCGAGCAATGGCATGTCGGTGAACGCCGACGCCGCCCTGGAACCGCTGAAAAAAGGCGCGACGCTATTGGTGGTGGCCGGCTTCGAACCGCTGCAGTTCGCCACCCCAGCCCTGGAACACTGGTTGCGTCGCCTCGACCACGACGGCGTGACCCTCGGCGCCATCGACACCGGCGCCTGCGTATTGGCTGAAGCCGGCCTGCTCGACGGCCACCGCCTGACCCTGCACTGGGAAGCCATCGATGCGTTCAAGGAATCCTATCCACAGCTCACGGTGACCCAGGAACTGTTCGAGATCGACCGCCGCCGCATCACCTGCGCCGGCGGCACCGCCTCCATCGACCTGATGCTCGACCTGATCGCCCAGGCCCACGGCCCGGACCTGGCGATCCAGGTGTCCGAACAATTCGTGCTCGGTCGCATCCGCCCACGCAAAGACCACCAGCGCATGCAGATCGCCACGCGCTACGGCATCAACAACAAAAAACTGGTGCAGGTGATCGGCGAAATGGAGCAACACACCGAACCGCCCTTGAGCACCTTGGCCCTGGCCGAAGCGATCAAAGTCACCCGACGCCAGCTTGAGCGGTTGTTTCGTCTGCACCTGAACGACACCCCGAGCAACTTCTACCTCGGCCTGCGCCTGGAAAAAGCCCGACAGCTGCTGCGCCAGAGCGACATGAGCGTGCTGGAGGTGAGTATTGCCTGCGGGTTTGAGTCGCCGTCGTATTTCACCCGGAGTTATCGGGCGCGGTTTGCGAAATGTCCGCGAGAGGATCGGCGACGGGAGGTTGTGTGA
- a CDS encoding choline ABC transporter substrate-binding protein yields MNRLISRCVLALSASAILSTNVLAADAASCQNVRMGVVNWTDVIATSAMTQVLLDGLGYKTKQTSASQQIIFAGIRDQRLDLFLGYWNPLMTQTITPFVDAKQVKVLDKPSLEDARATLAVPTYLADKGLKTFADIAKFDKELGGKIYGIEPGSGANTQIKAMIAKNQFGLGKFQLVESSEAGMLAAVDRAVRRKEAVVFFGWAPHPMNVNVAMTYLTGSDDALGPNEGMATVWSVTAPTYAEQCPNVHKLLTNLTFTAADESRMMQPLLDHKDALESAKQWLKDHPQDQARWLEGVTTFDGKPAAANLQLTSK; encoded by the coding sequence ATGAATCGACTGATCAGCCGCTGTGTGCTCGCACTCAGCGCCAGCGCCATCTTGAGCACGAACGTACTGGCTGCCGACGCGGCATCCTGCCAGAACGTGCGCATGGGCGTGGTGAACTGGACCGACGTAATCGCCACCAGCGCCATGACCCAAGTGTTGCTCGACGGCCTCGGCTACAAGACCAAACAGACCAGCGCCTCCCAGCAAATCATCTTCGCCGGCATTCGTGACCAGCGCCTGGACTTGTTCCTCGGCTACTGGAACCCACTGATGACCCAGACCATCACGCCGTTCGTCGACGCCAAGCAAGTCAAAGTCCTCGACAAACCCAGCCTGGAAGACGCCCGCGCCACCCTCGCCGTACCGACTTACCTGGCCGACAAAGGCCTGAAAACCTTCGCTGATATTGCCAAATTCGATAAAGAACTGGGCGGCAAGATCTACGGCATCGAGCCCGGTTCGGGTGCCAATACGCAGATCAAGGCGATGATCGCCAAGAACCAGTTCGGCCTGGGCAAGTTCCAACTGGTGGAGTCCAGCGAAGCCGGCATGCTCGCCGCCGTCGACCGCGCCGTGCGCCGCAAGGAAGCCGTGGTGTTCTTCGGCTGGGCGCCGCACCCGATGAACGTCAACGTGGCCATGACTTACCTCACCGGCAGCGACGACGCCCTTGGCCCGAACGAAGGCATGGCCACGGTATGGAGCGTCACCGCGCCGACCTACGCCGAGCAGTGCCCCAACGTACACAAGTTGCTGACCAACCTGACCTTCACCGCCGCCGACGAGAGCCGGATGATGCAGCCACTGCTGGATCATAAGGACGCCCTCGAATCCGCCAAGCAATGGCTCAAGGATCACCCGCAAGACCAGGCCCGCTGGCTTGAGGGCGTGACCACTTTCGACGGCAAACCGGCTGCGGCCAACCTGCAACTGACCAGCAAGTAA
- a CDS encoding 3-keto-5-aminohexanoate cleavage protein gives MNHDVIITCALTGAGDTTSRSPHVPVTPKQIAAAAVEAAKAGATVVHCHVRDPQTGKFSRDVALYREVMERIREADIDIIVNLTAGMGGDLEIGGGENPMEFGPNTDLVGPLTRLAHVEELLPEICTLDCGTLNFGDGDTIYVSTPAQLRAGAKRIQELGVKAELEIFDTGHLWFAKQMIKEGLLDNPLFQLCLGIPWGAPADTTTMKAMVDNLPADAVWAGFGIGRMQMPMAAQAVLLGGNVRVGLEDNLWLDKGVLATNGQLVERASEILSRLGARVLTPAEGRAKMGLTKRG, from the coding sequence ATGAACCACGACGTCATCATCACCTGCGCACTCACCGGTGCTGGCGACACGACCAGCAGAAGCCCGCACGTGCCGGTCACCCCCAAACAAATCGCTGCCGCTGCGGTAGAAGCTGCCAAGGCCGGCGCCACGGTTGTGCACTGCCACGTGCGCGACCCGCAAACCGGCAAGTTCAGCCGCGATGTGGCCCTGTACCGCGAAGTGATGGAGCGTATCCGCGAGGCCGACATCGACATCATCGTCAACCTCACCGCCGGCATGGGCGGCGACCTGGAGATCGGCGGCGGCGAGAACCCGATGGAGTTCGGCCCCAACACCGACCTGGTCGGCCCGCTGACCCGCCTCGCCCATGTGGAAGAGCTGCTGCCGGAAATCTGCACCCTGGACTGCGGCACGCTGAACTTCGGCGATGGCGACACCATTTACGTATCCACCCCTGCGCAATTGCGGGCCGGCGCCAAACGCATCCAGGAACTGGGCGTTAAGGCCGAGCTGGAAATTTTCGACACCGGCCACCTGTGGTTCGCCAAGCAGATGATCAAGGAAGGCCTGCTGGATAACCCGCTGTTCCAACTGTGCCTGGGCATCCCGTGGGGCGCACCGGCCGACACCACCACCATGAAAGCCATGGTCGACAACTTGCCCGCCGACGCGGTGTGGGCCGGCTTTGGCATCGGCCGCATGCAAATGCCGATGGCGGCGCAGGCAGTGTTGCTGGGTGGCAACGTGCGGGTTGGGCTGGAAGACAACCTGTGGCTGGACAAGGGCGTGCTTGCTACCAATGGCCAACTGGTAGAACGCGCCAGCGAGATCCTCAGCCGCCTGGGCGCGCGGGTCCTCACCCCCGCCGAAGGCCGCGCCAAAATGGGCCTCACCAAACGCGGTTAA
- a CDS encoding L-carnitine dehydrogenase, translated as MRFITEIKTFAALGSGVIGSGWVSRALAHGLDVVAWDPAPGAEAALRKRVANAWGALEKQGLAPGASQDRLRFVATIEECVKDADFIQESAPERLELKLDLHSKISAAAKPDALIGSSTSGLLPSEFYEGSTHPERCVVGHPFNPVYLLPLVEVVGGKNTAPEAIQAAIQVYEALGMRPLHVRKEVPGFIADRLLEALWREALHLVNDGVATTGEIDDAIRFGAGLRWSFMGTFLTYTLAGGDAGMRHFMAQFGPALQLPWTYLPAPELTEKLIDDVVEGTSDQLGTHSISALERYRDDCLLAVLEAVKTTKAKHGMTFAE; from the coding sequence ATGCGCTTTATCACAGAAATCAAAACCTTCGCCGCCCTCGGCAGCGGTGTTATCGGCAGCGGCTGGGTATCCCGCGCCCTGGCCCATGGCCTGGATGTGGTCGCCTGGGACCCGGCGCCCGGTGCGGAAGCGGCCCTGCGCAAACGTGTCGCCAATGCCTGGGGAGCCCTGGAAAAACAAGGCCTGGCGCCGGGTGCATCCCAGGACCGCCTGCGCTTTGTGGCGACGATTGAAGAGTGCGTGAAAGACGCCGACTTCATCCAGGAAAGCGCCCCGGAACGCCTGGAGCTGAAACTCGACTTGCACAGCAAAATCAGCGCAGCGGCCAAGCCAGATGCATTGATCGGCTCCAGCACCTCGGGCCTGCTGCCGAGTGAGTTCTACGAGGGTTCCACGCACCCGGAACGCTGCGTGGTCGGCCACCCGTTCAACCCGGTATACCTGCTGCCACTGGTGGAAGTGGTCGGTGGCAAAAATACCGCGCCAGAGGCGATCCAGGCGGCGATCCAGGTGTACGAAGCCCTCGGCATGCGCCCGCTGCATGTACGCAAGGAAGTCCCCGGGTTTATCGCCGACCGTTTGCTCGAAGCACTGTGGCGTGAGGCACTGCACTTGGTGAATGACGGCGTGGCGACCACCGGTGAAATCGACGATGCCATCCGTTTTGGCGCCGGCTTGCGCTGGTCGTTCATGGGCACCTTCCTCACTTACACCCTGGCTGGCGGCGACGCTGGCATGCGCCACTTCATGGCGCAGTTCGGCCCGGCCCTACAACTGCCATGGACCTATCTGCCGGCCCCAGAACTGACCGAGAAATTGATCGACGACGTGGTGGAGGGCACCAGCGATCAACTCGGCACCCACAGCATTTCAGCGCTGGAGCGCTATCGTGATGATTGCCTGTTGGCAGTGCTGGAGGCGGTCAAAACCACCAAGGCCAAACATGGCATGACTTTCGCCGAATAA
- a CDS encoding thioesterase family protein, with protein sequence MPALTTYTTQVQPDWVDYNGHLRDAFYLLIFSYATDALMDTLGLDSQNREASGHSLFTLELHLNYLHEVKLGAEVEVHTQLIAHDAKRLHLYHSLHWVGDEKELAGNEQMLLHVDLTGPHSAPFTAATLARLAAISAEQTDLPRPALLGRVIGLPAKK encoded by the coding sequence ATGCCTGCACTGACGACCTACACCACCCAAGTCCAACCGGACTGGGTGGACTACAACGGCCATCTGCGCGACGCGTTCTATTTGCTGATCTTCAGCTACGCCACCGACGCGCTGATGGACACCCTGGGCCTGGACAGCCAGAACCGCGAAGCCAGCGGCCACTCGCTGTTCACCCTGGAGCTGCACCTGAACTACCTGCACGAAGTAAAACTCGGCGCCGAGGTTGAAGTGCATACGCAACTGATTGCCCACGACGCCAAGCGCCTGCACCTCTATCACAGCCTGCACTGGGTAGGTGATGAAAAGGAACTGGCTGGCAACGAGCAGATGCTGTTGCACGTCGACTTGACTGGGCCGCATTCGGCACCGTTTACCGCGGCGACACTGGCACGACTTGCCGCCATCAGCGCCGAACAGACCGACCTGCCACGCCCCGCCCTGCTCGGCCGCGTGATTGGTTTGCCCGCAAAAAAATAG
- a CDS encoding GlxA family transcriptional regulator yields MTSFNSGAQPQNRAPQSIGFLLLDNFTLISLASAVEPLRMANQLSGRELYRWTTLSVDGNQVWASDGLQITPDASMHKAPALDTVIVCGGVGIQRTVTREHVSWLQSQARQSRRLGAVCTGSWALACAGLLDGFDCSVHWECLASMQEAFPRVAMSTRLFTLDRNRFTSSGGTAPLDMMLHLISRDHGRELSAAISEMFVYERIRNEQDHQRVPLKHMLGTNQPKLQEIVALMEANLEEPIDLDELAVYVAVSRRQLERLFQKYLHCSPSRYYLKLRLIRARQLLKQTPMSIIEVASVCGFVSTPHFSKCYREYFGIPPRDERVGSNTTQQVAMMPIPQALVLSPLSGPMSALSQARNESTFASVRL; encoded by the coding sequence ATGACGTCGTTCAACTCCGGGGCCCAACCCCAGAACCGTGCGCCTCAATCCATCGGCTTTTTGCTGCTGGACAATTTCACGCTGATTTCCCTGGCGTCGGCCGTGGAACCGCTGCGCATGGCCAACCAATTGTCCGGCCGCGAGCTGTATCGCTGGACAACCCTGAGTGTCGACGGCAACCAGGTCTGGGCCAGCGACGGTCTGCAAATCACTCCCGATGCCTCCATGCACAAAGCCCCGGCCCTGGACACGGTGATCGTGTGTGGCGGCGTGGGTATCCAGCGTACTGTCACCCGTGAGCATGTGTCGTGGCTGCAAAGCCAGGCGCGTCAGTCGCGCCGTCTCGGTGCGGTGTGCACCGGCAGTTGGGCCCTGGCCTGCGCCGGTTTGCTCGATGGCTTTGATTGCAGCGTGCACTGGGAATGCCTGGCGTCGATGCAGGAAGCCTTCCCGCGCGTGGCGATGAGCACACGCCTGTTCACCCTCGACCGCAACCGTTTCACCAGTTCGGGCGGCACCGCTCCGCTGGACATGATGCTGCACCTGATCAGCCGCGATCACGGCCGTGAGCTGTCGGCGGCGATCTCTGAGATGTTCGTGTACGAACGCATCCGCAACGAACAGGATCACCAGCGTGTGCCGCTCAAGCACATGCTCGGCACCAACCAGCCGAAGCTGCAGGAAATCGTCGCGCTGATGGAAGCCAACCTGGAAGAACCAATCGACCTGGATGAACTGGCGGTTTACGTCGCGGTTTCGCGGCGGCAGCTGGAGCGGTTGTTCCAGAAATACCTGCACTGCTCGCCGTCGCGTTATTACCTGAAGCTGCGCCTGATCCGTGCGCGGCAGTTGCTCAAGCAAACGCCGATGTCGATCATCGAAGTGGCGTCGGTGTGCGGGTTTGTGTCCACGCCGCACTTCTCCAAGTGCTACCGCGAATACTTCGGCATTCCGCCACGCGATGAGCGCGTAGGCTCCAACACCACCCAGCAAGTGGCGATGATGCCGATTCCACAGGCGCTGGTGTTGTCACCGCTGTCGGGGCCGATGTCGGCGTTGAGCCAGGCTCGCAATGAGTCGACTTTCGCGAGTGTAAGGCTCTAG
- a CDS encoding L-serine ammonia-lyase: MAISVFDLFKIGIGPSSSHTVGPMRAAALFVQALRERELLEQVRRVEVQLYGSLSATGIGHGSDTATIMGLMGEWPDAIDPSQIGVRIHTLRETDTLLLDGRLPVPFVWARDMRLLDENLPFHPNAMTLVVCGDDGELHRDTYYSVGGGFVVDEAQAQSGVADMDRTVLPYDFSSAVELLQLCKTHNLRVAELMMANEKVWRSEEEIRSGLMKLWRAMQDCVEQGLKHEGILPGGLNVRRRAAKLHRSLQELGKPNVIGSTLSAMEWVNLFALAVNEENAAGGRMVTAPTNGAAGIIPAVLHYFMKFSEEVTEANVVDYLLGAAAVGILCKKNASISGAEVGCQGEVGSACAMAAAGLAEILGATPEQLCNAAEIGLEHNLGLTCDPVGGLVQVPCIERNAIAAVKAINAAQMALRGDGQHFISLDRVIRTMRDTGADMHDKYKETSRGGLAVSAVEC; encoded by the coding sequence ATGGCTATCAGCGTTTTCGACCTGTTCAAGATCGGCATCGGGCCTTCGAGTTCTCACACCGTCGGCCCCATGCGCGCCGCGGCGTTGTTCGTTCAAGCACTGCGTGAACGTGAACTGTTGGAACAAGTCAGGCGCGTCGAAGTTCAGCTCTACGGCTCGTTATCGGCCACCGGCATCGGCCACGGCAGCGACACTGCGACCATCATGGGCCTGATGGGCGAGTGGCCGGACGCGATCGATCCGTCGCAGATCGGCGTGCGTATCCACACCCTGCGCGAAACCGACACCCTGCTGCTGGATGGGCGTTTGCCGGTGCCGTTTGTATGGGCACGGGACATGCGCCTGCTTGACGAAAACCTGCCGTTCCACCCCAACGCCATGACCCTGGTGGTGTGCGGCGATGACGGCGAGTTGCACCGCGATACCTACTACTCCGTGGGTGGCGGTTTTGTGGTGGATGAAGCCCAGGCGCAAAGCGGCGTGGCGGATATGGATCGCACTGTATTGCCCTACGATTTTTCCAGCGCGGTGGAGCTGTTGCAGCTGTGCAAGACCCACAACCTGCGCGTCGCCGAGTTGATGATGGCCAACGAAAAGGTCTGGCGCTCCGAAGAAGAAATCCGCAGTGGCCTGATGAAACTCTGGCGCGCCATGCAGGACTGCGTGGAGCAGGGCCTCAAGCACGAAGGCATCCTGCCCGGCGGCCTCAACGTGCGGCGCCGCGCGGCCAAGCTGCATCGCAGCCTGCAGGAGTTGGGCAAGCCCAATGTGATCGGCTCGACCTTGAGCGCCATGGAGTGGGTCAACTTGTTTGCCCTGGCGGTCAACGAAGAAAACGCCGCGGGTGGGCGCATGGTGACCGCGCCTACCAATGGCGCGGCGGGGATTATTCCGGCGGTGCTGCACTACTTCATGAAGTTCAGCGAAGAAGTAACCGAAGCCAACGTGGTCGACTACCTGCTGGGCGCGGCGGCGGTGGGCATTCTGTGCAAGAAGAACGCCTCGATTTCCGGTGCCGAAGTCGGTTGCCAGGGCGAGGTGGGTTCCGCCTGCGCCATGGCGGCGGCGGGGCTGGCGGAGATCCTCGGCGCCACGCCGGAGCAATTGTGCAACGCCGCCGAAATCGGCTTGGAACACAACCTCGGCCTCACTTGCGACCCGGTGGGCGGGCTGGTGCAAGTGCCGTGCATCGAGCGCAATGCGATTGCGGCGGTCAAGGCGATCAACGCGGCGCAGATGGCGTTGCGTGGCGACGGCCAGCACTTCATCTCCCTGGACCGGGTCATCCGCACCATGCGCGATACCGGGGCGGACATGCATGACAAGTACAAAGAGACTTCGCGGGGTGGGTTGGCGGTCAGCGCGGTGGAGTGCTGA